The following coding sequences are from one Bradyrhizobium sp. WSM471 window:
- a CDS encoding lytic murein transglycosylase, with protein sequence MKHADSMASRSRRALLRSTLGAAALIAIPTRILAAPPGFEEWREGFRARAMAKGISAATWQRAMARVEPDMSVFKQMRNQPEFHEQVWQYINRRVSDWRIINGKIALKNNEALLARIERDFGVERGTLLALWGVESAYGDPLVQQNHMTPVFPSLAALAWNEPRRKAYWETELINALRIVDKGWSTPEQMQGSWAGAMGHSQWMPEVWLNVGIDYDGDGKVSPFGKPDDALGSTAKYLVNRGKWHRGEHWGYEVRAPGEMSGTRTYAAWQAAGVTRADGQPFPQVSASAQMWTPVAGGPTFLLGPNFNAVKSYNPSMNYALAICHLGDRCLGAPPFIQPFPGSERALTLAEVQEMQTRLTKAGFDTGGTDGRVGNDTMKAIKDFQQRAGITPADGYGGLKVLAKLRQGS encoded by the coding sequence ATGAAACACGCTGATTCCATGGCCTCTCGCAGCCGCCGCGCTCTGCTTCGATCCACGCTGGGCGCAGCCGCACTCATCGCAATCCCAACGCGGATCCTGGCCGCGCCTCCAGGCTTCGAGGAATGGCGCGAGGGCTTTCGCGCGCGTGCAATGGCCAAGGGCATCTCGGCTGCGACCTGGCAGCGCGCGATGGCGCGGGTCGAGCCCGACATGAGCGTGTTCAAGCAGATGCGCAACCAGCCCGAATTCCATGAGCAGGTCTGGCAATACATCAACCGCCGCGTCTCTGACTGGCGCATCATCAACGGCAAGATCGCGCTGAAGAACAACGAGGCGCTGCTTGCACGCATCGAGCGCGATTTCGGCGTCGAGCGCGGTACGCTGCTGGCGCTGTGGGGCGTCGAGTCCGCCTATGGCGATCCGCTGGTGCAGCAGAACCACATGACGCCGGTGTTTCCCTCTCTCGCCGCCCTCGCCTGGAACGAGCCGCGCCGAAAAGCCTATTGGGAGACCGAGCTGATCAACGCGCTACGCATCGTCGACAAGGGCTGGAGCACGCCGGAGCAGATGCAGGGATCCTGGGCCGGCGCGATGGGGCATTCGCAATGGATGCCGGAAGTCTGGCTCAATGTCGGCATCGACTATGACGGCGACGGCAAGGTCTCGCCGTTCGGCAAGCCCGACGATGCGCTGGGCTCGACCGCAAAATATCTCGTCAACCGGGGCAAATGGCACCGCGGCGAGCATTGGGGCTACGAGGTGCGCGCGCCCGGTGAGATGAGCGGCACCCGGACCTATGCGGCTTGGCAGGCGGCCGGCGTCACCCGCGCCGACGGCCAACCGTTCCCGCAAGTCTCCGCATCCGCGCAGATGTGGACCCCGGTTGCTGGCGGACCGACGTTCCTGTTGGGACCGAATTTCAACGCGGTGAAGAGCTACAATCCCTCGATGAACTATGCGCTGGCGATCTGCCATCTCGGCGACCGCTGCCTCGGCGCCCCGCCCTTCATCCAGCCGTTCCCCGGCTCCGAGCGCGCGCTGACGCTCGCCGAGGTGCAGGAGATGCAGACACGCCTGACCAAGGCCGGTTTCGACACTGGCGGCACCGACGGCCGTGTCGGCAACGACACCATGAAGGCAATCAAGGATTTTCAGCAGCGCGCGGGCATCACGCCCGCGGACGGCTATGGCGGGTTGAAGGTGCTGGCAAAGCTGCGGCAGGGGTCGTAG
- a CDS encoding methyl-accepting chemotaxis protein: MSAALGLKAKPIANEPADDESDISALINRLTAEVNQIAVDKTKAIQQITNQMKMLALNALIESSRAGAQGAGFAVVAQEVRGVGQQVEAIARELESQLTKRTGDLVSSIDRMSQRSRGERMVDLSLNAIELIDRNLYERTCDVRWWATDSALVDCAASPDGAAVSHASQRLGVILGAYTVYLDLWLCDLDGNVIANGRADRFRTVGQNVAHTKWFREANTLRSGDDYVAGDVENQPLLGNAQVATYCASVRAGGHANGAPIGVLAIHFDWEAQARAIVQGVRVGDSDKARVLLVDSNLRIIAASDGQGILSERISLSLDGQRSGFYQDRSGTLVAFHATPGYETYRGLGWYGVIVCGA, encoded by the coding sequence ATGTCTGCTGCGCTGGGTCTCAAAGCCAAGCCGATCGCAAATGAACCCGCTGATGATGAGTCCGACATCTCCGCGCTGATCAATCGCCTCACCGCGGAGGTCAACCAGATCGCGGTCGACAAGACCAAGGCGATCCAGCAGATCACCAACCAGATGAAGATGCTGGCGCTGAACGCGCTGATCGAAAGCTCCCGCGCCGGCGCGCAGGGCGCGGGCTTCGCGGTGGTGGCGCAGGAGGTCCGCGGCGTCGGCCAGCAGGTCGAGGCCATCGCCCGCGAGCTCGAAAGCCAGCTGACGAAACGGACCGGCGATCTCGTCTCCTCGATCGACCGGATGAGCCAGCGCTCGCGCGGCGAGCGCATGGTCGATCTCTCGCTCAACGCCATCGAGTTGATCGACCGCAATCTCTATGAACGGACCTGCGACGTGCGCTGGTGGGCGACCGATTCCGCGTTGGTCGATTGCGCGGCCTCGCCCGACGGCGCGGCCGTGTCCCATGCCTCGCAGCGTCTCGGCGTGATCCTGGGAGCCTACACCGTCTATCTTGACCTCTGGCTCTGCGACCTCGACGGCAACGTCATCGCCAACGGCCGCGCCGACCGCTTTCGCACCGTCGGCCAGAACGTCGCCCACACCAAATGGTTTCGCGAGGCCAATACCCTGCGCTCGGGCGACGACTATGTCGCCGGCGACGTCGAAAATCAGCCGCTGCTCGGCAATGCCCAGGTCGCGACCTATTGCGCCAGCGTCCGCGCCGGCGGCCATGCCAACGGCGCGCCAATCGGCGTGCTCGCCATCCATTTCGACTGGGAGGCACAGGCCCGCGCCATCGTGCAAGGCGTGCGCGTCGGCGACAGCGACAAGGCGCGCGTGCTGCTGGTCGATTCCAATCTTCGCATCATCGCCGCCTCGGACGGCCAGGGCATCCTCAGCGAGCGCATCTCGCTCTCGCTGGACGGCCAGCGCTCCGGCTTCTATCAGGACCGCTCGGGCACGCTGGTCGCGTTCCATGCCACGCCGGGCTACGAAACCTATCGCGGGCTCGGCTGGTATGGCGTGATCGTCTGCGGGGCCTGA
- a CDS encoding aldolase, whose translation MAHSLHSSSSTPATFRSNRPDLASDAIRSAREDLAACFRMAARNGFEEGICNHFSAVVPGHDDLFLVNPYGYAFRELTASKLLICDFHGNVLDGEGVPEATAFYIHAEMHKRLPRAKVAFHTHMPYATALSMTEGDPLIWAGQTALKFYGRTAVDRNYNGLALDNREGARIASAVGDADIIFMKHHGVMVLAPTIAEAWDDLYYLERAAEVQVLAMSTGRQVLPVDPAIAAETYRQMREGDSESARLHLAAIRRQLDAEEPQYRH comes from the coding sequence ATGGCGCACAGCCTTCACTCTTCGTCATCCACGCCCGCAACATTTCGCTCGAACCGTCCGGATCTCGCGAGCGATGCGATCCGCAGCGCGCGCGAGGATCTTGCCGCCTGCTTCCGCATGGCTGCGCGCAACGGCTTTGAGGAGGGCATCTGCAACCACTTCTCCGCGGTGGTGCCTGGCCATGACGACCTCTTCCTGGTCAATCCCTACGGCTACGCCTTCCGCGAGCTGACCGCGTCAAAACTTCTGATCTGCGACTTCCACGGCAACGTGCTCGACGGCGAGGGCGTGCCCGAGGCGACCGCGTTCTATATCCATGCCGAGATGCACAAGCGCCTGCCGCGCGCCAAGGTCGCCTTCCACACCCACATGCCCTACGCCACGGCGCTGTCGATGACCGAGGGCGATCCGCTGATCTGGGCCGGCCAGACCGCGCTGAAATTCTACGGTCGCACGGCTGTGGACCGCAACTACAACGGCCTCGCACTCGACAACCGCGAAGGCGCGCGCATCGCATCCGCCGTTGGGGATGCCGATATCATCTTCATGAAGCATCACGGCGTGATGGTGCTGGCCCCAACCATCGCGGAAGCCTGGGACGATCTCTACTATCTCGAACGCGCCGCCGAGGTGCAGGTGCTGGCAATGTCGACGGGGCGACAGGTGCTGCCGGTCGATCCTGCGATTGCGGCCGAGACCTACAGGCAGATGCGCGAGGGCGATTCCGAATCCGCGCGGCTGCATCTTGCTGCAATCCGGCGGCAGCTCGATGCGGAAGAGCCGCAATATAGGCACTGA
- a CDS encoding SDR family NAD(P)-dependent oxidoreductase produces MAGQVEGKVALVTGGASGIGEAVVELFAREGAIVIATDIDELRGPELANRITKAGGKAIFLEQDVTSEERWIEITAEITKRFGQLDILVSNAGIGIAVPSIVDMTLSDWRRQNAINLDGVFLSVKHCLPLMRKTGGGSIVMMSSLAGLRGAPGLSAYSATKGGVRLFAKSIAMECAAAGDGIRVNSVHPGIIDTPIWGKIPTGATGAGQNAPIDPEERARLVAPLGRAGQAAEIASGVLYLASDASRYVTGSELVIDGGINAGGVPRRQ; encoded by the coding sequence ATGGCAGGGCAGGTTGAGGGAAAGGTCGCGCTGGTGACGGGCGGGGCCTCCGGCATCGGCGAGGCCGTCGTCGAGTTGTTCGCGCGCGAGGGCGCCATCGTCATTGCCACCGACATCGACGAGCTGCGCGGCCCCGAGCTCGCCAATCGCATCACCAAGGCCGGCGGCAAGGCGATTTTCCTGGAGCAGGACGTCACTAGCGAAGAGCGCTGGATCGAGATCACAGCCGAGATCACGAAGCGCTTTGGCCAGCTCGATATTCTCGTCTCCAATGCCGGCATCGGCATCGCCGTGCCCTCGATCGTCGACATGACGCTCAGCGACTGGCGCAGGCAGAACGCGATCAACCTCGACGGCGTCTTCCTCTCGGTGAAGCATTGCCTGCCCTTGATGCGCAAGACCGGCGGCGGCTCGATCGTCATGATGTCCTCGCTTGCGGGCTTGCGCGGCGCACCCGGGCTGTCGGCCTATTCGGCGACCAAGGGAGGCGTGCGGCTGTTCGCAAAGTCGATCGCGATGGAGTGCGCTGCCGCCGGCGACGGCATCCGCGTCAACTCCGTCCATCCCGGCATCATCGACACGCCGATCTGGGGCAAGATCCCGACCGGCGCGACAGGCGCCGGCCAGAACGCACCGATCGATCCCGAAGAGCGCGCCCGGCTTGTCGCACCGCTGGGTCGGGCCGGACAGGCTGCGGAGATTGCCTCCGGCGTGCTGTATCTGGCCTCAGATGCCTCACGCTACGTCACCGGCAGCGAGCTCGTCATCGACGGCGGCATAAACGCCGGTGGCGTGCCACGGCGGCAATAA
- a CDS encoding cupin domain-containing protein: MTAMCLPTLPRPVPSRSMAIAVVGGLACALAIGKALLVTMDAISGTLSPVCATAAESSPLDKVEPIGSYALPNVPGKRVTIVRVFYGPGGFSRSHRHAGSVTAYITKGEIRSQLGGGPVETFGVGQSFFEPPGSTHLVSANASTTEPAELIAVFVADEGAQLTTLLE, from the coding sequence ATGACAGCAATGTGTTTGCCCACCCTACCGCGCCCGGTGCCATCGCGCTCGATGGCGATCGCCGTCGTCGGCGGGCTCGCCTGCGCGCTTGCGATCGGCAAGGCGCTGCTGGTGACGATGGACGCCATTTCCGGCACACTCTCGCCGGTCTGCGCCACCGCCGCCGAAAGCTCGCCGCTCGACAAGGTCGAGCCGATCGGCTCCTACGCGCTGCCGAACGTACCTGGCAAGCGCGTCACCATCGTGCGCGTGTTCTACGGCCCCGGCGGGTTCTCGCGGTCGCATCGTCACGCGGGATCCGTCACCGCCTACATCACCAAGGGCGAGATCCGCTCCCAGCTCGGCGGCGGTCCGGTCGAGACGTTCGGCGTCGGCCAGTCCTTCTTCGAGCCGCCCGGCTCGACGCATCTGGTCTCGGCCAATGCCAGCACCACGGAGCCGGCTGAATTGATCGCCGTGTTCGTGGCGGACGAGGGCGCGCAGCTGACGACGTTGCTGGAGTAG
- a CDS encoding MarR family winged helix-turn-helix transcriptional regulator: MRKPADITRSQPRRNTPTAAPAVRVPAPGKGKRGEQGYLGYLLRQAHAAVRLTMERSLADLGVTSPQFAVLTMLNAYPGLSGADVARLTFLTPQTVGVIIRNLERDGAIAMTPHPVHGRIQQWTLTPRGATLLKACRERVIALEKRLAAGLDARAETSIRRWLAGIAADLQED; encoded by the coding sequence ATGCGCAAGCCGGCCGACATCACGAGATCGCAACCGCGGCGGAACACCCCCACGGCTGCCCCGGCGGTTCGGGTACCAGCACCAGGGAAAGGCAAGCGCGGCGAACAAGGCTATCTCGGCTATCTGCTGCGCCAGGCCCACGCCGCAGTCCGTCTGACGATGGAGCGGTCGCTGGCCGATCTCGGTGTCACCTCACCGCAATTCGCGGTGCTGACCATGCTCAACGCCTATCCGGGCCTTTCCGGCGCCGACGTCGCCCGCCTCACCTTTCTGACGCCCCAGACCGTCGGCGTCATCATCCGCAATCTCGAACGTGACGGTGCGATTGCGATGACGCCCCATCCCGTCCACGGCCGCATCCAGCAATGGACGCTGACGCCGCGCGGCGCGACGCTTTTGAAAGCGTGCCGGGAACGGGTGATTGCGTTGGAAAAGCGCCTGGCCGCCGGGCTCGATGCCAGGGCCGAAACAAGCATTCGCCGCTGGCTCGCAGGCATCGCGGCCGATTTGCAAGAGGACTAG
- the recJ gene encoding single-stranded-DNA-specific exonuclease RecJ has protein sequence MTPPATALPVEAPQAFLGVARSLTDKLWRDRLDARGAAKALAIVQRHQLPELLARVLAGRGVDSDAVADFLDPTIRKLLPDPFTVTEMEAAAKRIADAAGNGEKVAIFGDYDVDGATSAALLTWHLRHCGLDPLIHIPDRIFEGYGPNTEAVRALAEKGATLLVTVDCGTTSIEPLAEAKRLGMSVVVIDHHQAGTELPEVDALVNPNRLDDLSGLGHLAAVGLVLVTLVAVNRELRQRGFWNAEMPEPDLLGMLHHVALGTVADVAPLIGLNRAFVAKGLIAMRRRDHVGHTALMDVARLNGPPEAWHLGFMLGPRINAGGRIGRADLGVRLLLEGDSVEAARIAAELDRLNSERRIIEQAAEAQAEAEALASIGLEDKIGVIVTASEGWHPGVVGLVASRLKEKFSRPAFAIALEPGGIGTGSGRSIAGVDLGKAVRQAVTDGILLKGGGHAMAAGVTLRKEKLAEFRAYLEHALARDVAEARHVNELYIDGAVSARAVTTELATTLNRAGPFGSGNPEVVLALPAHQLVYADEVGQAHLRLRFKSGDGAIVNGIAFRSIGQKLGNALVANRGQQLHVAGSLSVDRYQGAERVQFRVIDVALPDQGPSMIR, from the coding sequence ATGACGCCGCCCGCCACCGCCTTGCCTGTCGAAGCGCCCCAGGCGTTCCTGGGGGTGGCGCGCTCGCTCACCGACAAGCTCTGGCGCGATCGGCTGGATGCGCGCGGGGCGGCGAAGGCGCTTGCCATCGTGCAGCGCCACCAACTGCCCGAGCTGCTGGCGCGGGTGCTGGCAGGCCGCGGTGTCGACAGCGACGCCGTCGCAGATTTCCTCGATCCAACCATACGCAAGCTTCTGCCGGACCCGTTCACGGTGACGGAGATGGAGGCCGCCGCGAAGCGGATCGCGGATGCCGCAGGGAACGGCGAGAAGGTCGCGATCTTCGGCGACTACGATGTCGACGGCGCGACCTCGGCGGCGCTGCTGACCTGGCATCTGCGCCATTGCGGGCTTGATCCGCTGATCCACATTCCCGACCGCATCTTCGAGGGCTACGGGCCCAACACGGAAGCCGTGCGTGCGCTGGCCGAAAAGGGCGCCACGCTGCTCGTCACCGTCGATTGCGGCACCACCAGCATCGAGCCGCTCGCCGAAGCAAAACGTCTCGGCATGTCGGTCGTCGTGATCGACCATCATCAGGCCGGCACGGAATTGCCGGAGGTCGACGCCTTGGTCAATCCGAACCGGCTCGACGATCTCTCCGGTCTCGGCCATCTCGCCGCCGTGGGCCTCGTGCTGGTGACGCTGGTCGCGGTCAATCGTGAACTACGCCAGCGCGGTTTCTGGAATGCGGAGATGCCCGAGCCGGACCTGCTCGGCATGCTGCATCACGTTGCGCTCGGCACGGTTGCCGATGTCGCGCCGCTGATCGGTCTCAACCGCGCTTTCGTCGCCAAGGGCCTGATCGCGATGCGGCGCCGCGACCATGTCGGCCACACCGCGCTGATGGATGTGGCGCGGCTCAACGGCCCGCCGGAGGCCTGGCATCTCGGCTTCATGCTGGGACCGCGCATCAATGCCGGCGGCCGCATCGGCCGCGCCGACCTCGGCGTGCGGCTGCTTTTGGAGGGTGACAGCGTCGAGGCCGCGCGGATCGCAGCCGAACTCGACCGCCTCAACAGCGAGCGCCGGATCATCGAGCAGGCCGCCGAAGCGCAGGCCGAAGCCGAGGCGCTGGCCTCGATCGGACTCGAGGACAAGATCGGCGTGATCGTGACGGCCTCCGAAGGCTGGCATCCGGGGGTGGTCGGTCTCGTTGCATCCCGGTTGAAGGAGAAGTTCTCGAGGCCCGCCTTCGCGATCGCGCTGGAGCCCGGCGGCATCGGCACCGGCTCCGGCCGCTCGATTGCCGGCGTCGATCTCGGCAAGGCAGTGCGTCAGGCGGTCACCGACGGCATTCTGCTCAAGGGCGGCGGCCACGCGATGGCTGCGGGCGTCACGCTGCGGAAGGAAAAGCTCGCCGAATTTCGCGCCTATCTCGAGCATGCGTTGGCGCGCGACGTTGCCGAGGCGCGCCACGTCAACGAGCTCTACATCGACGGCGCGGTCTCCGCGCGCGCGGTGACCACCGAGCTTGCAACGACGCTCAACCGCGCTGGTCCCTTCGGCAGCGGCAATCCGGAAGTCGTGTTGGCGCTGCCGGCGCACCAGCTCGTCTATGCCGACGAGGTGGGGCAGGCACATTTGAGGCTGCGCTTCAAGTCGGGCGACGGTGCCATCGTCAACGGCATCGCGTTCCGTTCGATCGGACAGAAGCTCGGCAACGCGCTCGTTGCCAATCGCGGCCAGCAATTGCATGTCGCGGGATCATTGTCGGTCGATCGCTATCAGGGCGCCGAGCGTGTGCAATTCCGCGTCATCGACGTCGCGCTACCCGACCAGGGACCATCCATGATTAGATAG
- a CDS encoding carboxymuconolactone decarboxylase family protein: MSHARSEYEDFKKIAPDAYELVLALGQVAAKAGLDKQLLELVKLRASQINGCAFCLQHHILLSERIGVPVDKLNLVVVWREAPIFSARERAALAWTEALTCLPNGVGENVYAEASREFSESELTYLTSAIASINVWNRFGAAFRWTPAKRPVAANAAAS, translated from the coding sequence ATGTCACACGCCCGCAGCGAATACGAGGACTTCAAGAAGATCGCGCCGGATGCGTATGAGCTGGTGCTGGCGCTCGGCCAGGTGGCGGCCAAGGCTGGCCTCGACAAGCAGCTTCTCGAACTGGTCAAGCTGCGCGCATCGCAGATCAACGGCTGCGCCTTCTGCCTGCAGCATCACATCCTGCTTTCGGAGCGGATCGGCGTGCCCGTCGACAAGCTCAATTTGGTCGTGGTCTGGCGCGAGGCGCCGATCTTTTCCGCGCGCGAACGTGCCGCGCTGGCCTGGACCGAGGCGCTGACCTGCCTGCCCAACGGCGTCGGCGAGAACGTGTACGCCGAGGCGAGCCGTGAATTCTCCGAGAGCGAGCTGACGTACCTGACCTCGGCGATCGCCTCGATCAACGTCTGGAACCGTTTTGGTGCGGCGTTTCGCTGGACACCGGCGAAGCGGCCGGTCGCAGCGAATGCGGCGGCATCCTGA